The stretch of DNA ATCGGGATTTCACTGCCGAAATCTGGTGATTCATCTCGACCACCCCCTCCCTCTCGCCGTTACAAACGCGAGGGGGGTGTGTCCCCGGTCGCTGATCGGCAAATCGTTTGTTCGACTCTCCCTCGAGAGGGTTTGTGGCAGTCTCGAGGGTATTCTGTCCGTGGCTGTTGGACGTGATCGCCGGTCCGAAACCCCGGACAACGGGTTGCTGACCGGGTCATGCCTCCGAGCTTTACACCCGCGACGGGGGTGGGGGTGTCCATCGCGGTCGATTAGAAGCGCGAGGCCGGCGTTTCGGGAGATTTTCGGTCAGGCGGCCACGACCTGCCTGTTGAGTCGCTCTGACGGCGAATTTACACCCGCGATCGATCTCCACAGGTTTATTTCAATCCAGTTGAAAGGGGCGGAGTAGTGCAATGTCCGCCAACGACGATCGAGACCCGCTCTTTCGGTACGACGATCCGGTCTTTGCCGACGAGCGTCTGCTCGAGATCACGCACCTGCCCGGTCCGGATCGGATCGTCGGGCGCGACGAGCAGATGCAACGGGTTGCGGACGCCCTGAATCCGGCGATCTTCGGGAGCGAGCCCAACCACCTGTTCATTTTCGGGAAGACCGGCACCGGCAAGTCACTTATTTCGCGATCGGTCACCCAGCGCGTCATTACGGAAGCCGAACACGACGACGTCACCGTGAAGTACGCCTTCATCGACTGTGGCGAACAGAACACAGAAGCGTCGATCGTCAAGACGATCGCCCAACTCGTCAACGAACCCGACGAGAGCGGGGTCACCGTCCCCGACCGTGGCCTGGGCACCGGCGATTACTACAAGCGCCTCTGGCAGGCCGTCGACCACTGTACCGACGTCACCATCGTCATTTTAGACGAAATCGACATGCTCGAGGACGACGAAGTCCTCCGCAAACTGTCGCGAGCTGGGGAGAACCGACGCATCTCTGACTCGAGCATCGGCATCATCGGCATCTCGAACAAGATCGATTTCCCCGATCACCTCTCCGAACGCGTCAAGTCGAGTCTCTCGCGGGACGAACTCGTCTTTTCGCCGTACGATGCGAATCAACTCGTCGAGATCTTGGAGAAACGCCGCGACGCCTTCCACGACGGCGTGCTCTCCGACGATGTGATTCCACTGACCGCCGCGCTCGCAGCCCAGGAACACGGCGACGCGCGCAAGGCGATCGACATCCTTCGGAACGCTGGCCGGATCGCCAAGAAGCGAAACGAGTCCCAGGTCACGGCCGACCACGTCCGCGACGCCAAAGAGAAGACCGAGGCCGACCGCTTTAACGAACTCATCGAAGGCTCGCCCCAGCAGGCCAAGGCGATCCTCTACTCGCTGACGCTGCTGACCGAAAACAGCTCGGAAAAGGAGTTCCCGACGAAGATCATCTACAACCAGTACAAGGAAGTCGCCCGCCAGCTCGACTTCGACGTCCTCTCCGAACGCCGGGTCCAGGAGATCCTCCAGGAACAGAACTTCCTCAACGTCATCCAGTCCGAACGCGAAGGCCGCGGGCGCGGCCGCGGCGCACACGCGAAACACCGCTTGCTCGAGAATCCCTCGATCGTCAAGAAAGTCCTCCTGCGGGATTCGCGGCTGGCCGTCTTGGAAGACGACGAGTAGCGGGCCCGCTGCTGGTTGCGCCTGGGTTTGGTCTGTCGACAACTCTCATCCTACCTGGAACGGTTACATTTTCCAATCAGTCTCCCTAGACGACTACTGGTCCTTATATATTGGCCGCGTGGTGGTAGAAATCACTATAATATGAACAAACGAGTGGTAATTCAGATTGTGATGAAATCTTATAGCACTATAGTCCAATATCGGCCTACAACTGATGACGAACTTCGTTACCGAACTCCAATCGTCTGTGATGGCAAACCGGACGGCGGTCGCACTCGAGCGCGACGGCTCG from Natrinema sp. HArc-T2 encodes:
- a CDS encoding Cdc6/Cdc18 family protein, with amino-acid sequence MSANDDRDPLFRYDDPVFADERLLEITHLPGPDRIVGRDEQMQRVADALNPAIFGSEPNHLFIFGKTGTGKSLISRSVTQRVITEAEHDDVTVKYAFIDCGEQNTEASIVKTIAQLVNEPDESGVTVPDRGLGTGDYYKRLWQAVDHCTDVTIVILDEIDMLEDDEVLRKLSRAGENRRISDSSIGIIGISNKIDFPDHLSERVKSSLSRDELVFSPYDANQLVEILEKRRDAFHDGVLSDDVIPLTAALAAQEHGDARKAIDILRNAGRIAKKRNESQVTADHVRDAKEKTEADRFNELIEGSPQQAKAILYSLTLLTENSSEKEFPTKIIYNQYKEVARQLDFDVLSERRVQEILQEQNFLNVIQSEREGRGRGRGAHAKHRLLENPSIVKKVLLRDSRLAVLEDDE